From Mytilus edulis chromosome 9, xbMytEdul2.2, whole genome shotgun sequence, the proteins below share one genomic window:
- the LOC139490223 gene encoding low-density lipoprotein receptor-related protein 8-like — MVECICVYVGTGAYECPVYFAKCPNGHQCVHQSMICSGEQMCDGESEDEQQFCKTRSCGDIMSKCDNGYQCVFDFKTCDGVADCADSSDEDPDLCVENRICPVGMVKCEDKVQCIYEIQFCSKYPNCKDKSDESPEICTKDRACPTGMSRCSANDPHCIYDKWFCNNLPECANREDESRNSCFNRPKGSTEFPWLT; from the exons ATGGTCGAATGCATATGTGTATATGTTGGTACAGGAG CTTACGAATGTCCCGTGTATTTTGCAAAGTGTCCTAATGGTCATCAGTGTGTACATCAGTCAATGATTTGTTCAGGGGAACAGATGTGTGATGGCGAATCAGAAGATGAAcaacaattttgtaaaa CACGCAGCTGTGGTGACATAATGTCGAAATGTGATAATGGATACCAATGTGTGTTCGATTTCAAGACATGTGATGGTGTTGCAGATTGTGCAGATAGTTCAGACGAGGATCCAGACTTATGTGTAGAGA ATCGTATTTGTCCAGTTGGAATGGTGAAATGTGAAGATAAGGTTCAGTGTATTTATGAAATACAGTTTTGTAGTAAATATCCTAACTGCAAGGATAAATCGGATGAAAGCCCTGAGATTTGtacaaaag ACAGGGCTTGCCCTACTGGAATGTCTAGATGTTCCGCCAATGACCCACATTGCATATATGATAAATGGTTCTGCAATAACCTACCAGAATGCGCAAACAGAGAGGATGAAAGTCGGAATAGTTGCTTTAATC GTCCAAAGGGATCCACTGAATTTCCGTGGCTGACATAG